The following coding sequences are from one Rathayibacter sp. VKM Ac-2760 window:
- a CDS encoding substrate-binding domain-containing protein, with amino-acid sequence MARTPDTRVTLDVVAAHAGVSKATASKVLNGRPGASAATRSRVEQSLRELGYSPSTRAPRVGGGVTVVFDTLLSVYSLRVLEGVVGGAQSERVDVTTGVLAPSGSADESLRFDAAFVRSVAAKGHLGILAVTTAIDAEIVAAAAEAGLPLVAVDPPNPLDPAVVSIGSNHWVGGQQSTEHLVSLGHRRIAFVGGDARNPGLRARYGGYREALAAAGLPEDPALVSEEGMGSAEHVVPALLARDDPPTAVVATNDIDGLQTIRAAIAAGLRVPEDLSVMGYDDTFAALPTAVLLSTVHTPMHDLGRLGLETLVRMHDGVPPLSHRIELATSLVLRESTAPPRA; translated from the coding sequence GTGGCCCGCACGCCGGACACCCGCGTCACGCTCGACGTCGTCGCGGCGCACGCCGGCGTCTCGAAGGCGACCGCCTCGAAGGTGCTGAACGGGCGGCCCGGCGCGTCGGCGGCGACGCGCTCCCGGGTCGAGCAGTCCCTCCGCGAGCTCGGCTACAGCCCGAGCACCCGCGCGCCGCGCGTGGGCGGCGGCGTCACCGTCGTCTTCGACACCCTGCTCAGCGTCTACTCGCTGCGCGTGCTCGAGGGCGTGGTCGGCGGCGCGCAGAGCGAGCGCGTCGACGTCACGACCGGCGTCCTCGCGCCGAGCGGCTCCGCCGACGAGTCGCTGCGCTTCGACGCCGCGTTCGTCCGCTCCGTCGCGGCCAAGGGGCACCTCGGGATCCTCGCCGTCACCACCGCGATCGACGCCGAGATCGTCGCGGCCGCCGCCGAGGCCGGGCTGCCGCTCGTCGCGGTCGACCCGCCGAACCCGCTCGACCCCGCCGTCGTGAGCATCGGCTCGAACCACTGGGTGGGCGGTCAGCAGTCCACCGAGCACCTCGTCTCGCTCGGGCACCGGAGGATCGCCTTCGTCGGCGGCGACGCCCGCAATCCCGGGCTGCGCGCCCGCTACGGCGGCTACCGCGAGGCGCTCGCCGCCGCGGGCCTGCCGGAGGACCCGGCTCTCGTCTCCGAGGAGGGGATGGGGTCGGCCGAGCACGTGGTTCCGGCGCTCCTGGCACGGGACGATCCGCCGACCGCCGTGGTCGCGACCAACGACATCGACGGCCTGCAGACGATCCGCGCCGCGATCGCGGCCGGCCTCCGCGTCCCCGAGGACCTGAGCGTGATGGGCTACGACGACACCTTCGCCGCGCTGCCGACCGCCGTCCTGCTCTCGACCGTGCACACGCCCATGCACGACCTCGGCCGTCTCGGCCTCGAGACCCTGGTCCGGATGCACGACGGCGTCCCGCCCCTCTCGCACCGCATCGAGCTGGCCACCAGCCTCGTCCTCCGCGAGTCGACGGCCCCGCCGCGGGCCTGA
- a CDS encoding HNH endonuclease signature motif containing protein, which translates to MSLTQLRRALRRWREELHEDPLAQRHARAREDRAVWVTPHVDGMATLCVHGPAPAVSGAYDRLRRIARTLRDDGDSRTLQQLSADAAIDLLCDGDIAGTTPDADHRPDPTFVPGVRAEVRLTLAASTAVGLDDAPADLDGYGPVPAEIARELIATAASFTRVLTDPDTGAVVSVGRAWRVPPPQMRLHLRLRDQTCRFAGCTRPAATSEADHTIEWRNGGETSLENLVMLCTSHHHLRHGDRWSYVKDDSDGTIVWTTPTGRRVSDRPPPLPGRPPDPPPGPRFVDRPAPF; encoded by the coding sequence ATGTCGCTCACCCAGCTGCGTCGCGCCCTGCGCCGCTGGCGGGAGGAGCTGCACGAAGATCCGCTCGCCCAGCGGCACGCCCGCGCCCGCGAGGACCGCGCTGTCTGGGTCACGCCCCACGTCGACGGCATGGCCACACTCTGCGTCCACGGACCGGCACCGGCCGTCTCGGGCGCCTACGACCGGCTGCGCCGCATCGCACGCACGCTCCGCGACGACGGCGACTCGCGCACCCTCCAGCAGTTGAGCGCCGACGCGGCGATCGATCTGCTCTGCGACGGCGACATCGCCGGCACGACTCCGGACGCCGATCACCGGCCCGACCCGACCTTCGTCCCCGGTGTCCGCGCCGAGGTGCGGCTGACGCTCGCCGCGTCGACCGCCGTCGGCCTCGACGACGCGCCCGCGGACCTCGACGGGTACGGACCCGTTCCGGCGGAGATCGCCCGTGAGCTGATCGCCACCGCGGCCTCCTTCACCCGTGTCCTCACCGATCCGGACACCGGCGCCGTCGTCTCCGTCGGCCGCGCCTGGCGCGTCCCGCCGCCGCAGATGCGCCTGCACCTGCGGCTGCGGGATCAGACGTGCCGATTCGCCGGCTGCACCCGCCCGGCCGCGACGAGCGAAGCCGACCACACGATCGAGTGGCGCAACGGCGGCGAGACCTCGCTCGAGAACCTCGTGATGCTCTGCACCAGCCATCACCACCTCCGGCACGGGGACCGGTGGAGCTACGTCAAGGACGACTCCGACGGGACGATCGTGTGGACGACGCCGACCGGACGGCGCGTCAGCGACCGGCCGCCGCCGCTCCCGGGGCGCCCGCCCGACCCGCCGCCGGGGCCGCGATTCGTCGACAGACCGGCGCCGTTCTGA
- a CDS encoding tubulin-like doman-containing protein, with the protein MLRPFLLIGVGGSGGKTLRGIKYQLELKLQQLGWEGGIPAAWRFLHFDTPTVQDGMEYQAPFLPRQDYRGLVSTAATFDIVHGSITSAHATNNALRHDIERQLPDPTLVKVDVTKGAGQYRAVGRAVALAATKEIAQAARLAIGRMNDAESLAELQTLGQRLRARDDGGDGSPIVIVISSVAGGSGAGQFLDIIEIIKSTAKQYPWSNQFFSMLYAPDVFDQLAVTAGMPGNALAAISETMNGFWTDTPSAATLELLRTKGVAPSYGAAMDRVGAAYPFIVGRSNSKVTFEDQNAVYDAVATSLTAWMIDERVQDDMIAYSSGNWQARSAANVLPDNSGLMSPGRHSPPFSSIGFGRVTLGRERFLEYSAERFARSAIDRMLFAHAEEDPQFERMTEKAHIDKSADSEYQRFLRDLRLNEETAEHNDVTDALRDQGVLDVIKSELQRGADEELARPESLDRQGGTDITTWTDRLVNEYTRNSPRLLQRDREARQRRLDDWIRTMPGHILETVSRYVAQDGLAVVVAMLRRVERSLKGTVDALQVDARQHEDWVNGLGSLIADELRASPNQQSIRPDQEAVQFAIQRLGQALEWSSEAALRDSASALLGELRETFLVLLAEFLDGSRSALLQRVNARKTIDDRENAFDFWPSRVDRTVPRKYTPAPNERMLVEPERYPTEFEKLVSASVEEDAKYQDAVTTVLADLLVGAGADAEGSTGTWSLIANPRTWKPAVTADPAVANPTQRAGFGLATDPETYVARARAWMKRDGTPFAAYIGEDLLGFFDSEILPPDVFAARRDRYREQLQAALGASEPLVKLNPALLREVHGKAINEDTSLVFSSIPFRAGTEMYEVTKGVLAQMGVWDDATSESWFQDQKVDGIEVFAMSGFPYEPIVMDSVMEPIARGWLAQSNTQDSREAFWKFKRARLLGESIPADPTVIADMIRGWYVAKALSRLAVDSSQGEKGPKLSVWDPASRSFADFPHPLLSERNARAADFPGVVLQSLAIAMALCNVDGTLAPLAAYRVLMSLGRRGEDTELSEWLQTGELPNGAPAPDASRAGTVDGDLTSRRTAVQAFLNAEIAKFDSDIVQQDDMVSVYDYPVTWEMREQFREALVGLVSSVGSTGPRDSGV; encoded by the coding sequence ATGCTCAGACCCTTCCTCCTGATCGGAGTCGGCGGCTCCGGCGGCAAGACCCTCCGCGGCATCAAGTACCAGCTCGAGCTCAAGCTCCAGCAGCTCGGCTGGGAGGGCGGCATCCCCGCCGCCTGGCGCTTCCTGCACTTCGACACCCCCACCGTCCAGGACGGCATGGAGTACCAGGCGCCGTTCCTGCCCCGGCAGGACTACCGCGGGCTGGTCAGCACCGCGGCGACCTTCGACATCGTGCACGGCTCGATCACCAGCGCCCACGCGACCAACAACGCCCTGCGCCACGACATCGAGCGCCAGCTGCCCGACCCGACCCTGGTCAAGGTCGACGTGACCAAGGGCGCCGGTCAGTACCGCGCCGTCGGCCGCGCCGTCGCGCTCGCCGCCACCAAGGAGATCGCCCAGGCCGCGCGCCTCGCGATCGGCCGGATGAACGACGCCGAGTCGCTCGCCGAGCTGCAGACCCTCGGCCAGCGCCTGCGCGCCCGCGACGACGGCGGAGACGGCAGCCCGATCGTCATCGTGATCTCCTCGGTCGCCGGCGGCTCGGGGGCCGGCCAGTTCCTCGACATCATCGAGATCATCAAGTCGACCGCGAAGCAGTACCCGTGGTCGAACCAGTTCTTCAGCATGCTCTACGCGCCCGACGTCTTCGATCAGCTCGCCGTCACCGCCGGCATGCCGGGCAACGCGCTCGCCGCGATCTCCGAGACGATGAACGGCTTCTGGACCGACACCCCCTCCGCCGCGACCCTCGAGCTGCTGCGCACCAAGGGCGTCGCCCCCTCCTACGGCGCCGCGATGGACCGCGTCGGCGCCGCGTACCCCTTCATCGTCGGCCGCAGCAACAGCAAGGTCACCTTCGAGGACCAGAACGCCGTCTACGACGCCGTCGCCACCAGCCTCACCGCGTGGATGATCGACGAGCGCGTGCAGGACGACATGATCGCCTACTCCTCCGGCAACTGGCAGGCCCGCTCGGCCGCCAACGTGCTGCCCGACAACTCCGGCCTGATGAGCCCCGGCCGGCACTCGCCGCCCTTCTCCTCGATCGGCTTCGGCCGGGTCACCCTCGGCCGCGAGCGCTTCCTGGAGTACTCGGCCGAGCGCTTCGCCCGCTCGGCGATCGACCGGATGCTGTTCGCCCACGCCGAGGAGGACCCGCAGTTCGAGCGGATGACCGAGAAGGCGCACATCGACAAGTCGGCGGACAGCGAGTACCAGCGCTTCCTCCGCGACCTGCGCCTGAACGAGGAGACCGCCGAGCACAACGACGTCACCGACGCCCTCCGCGATCAGGGCGTCCTCGACGTGATCAAGTCGGAGCTGCAGCGCGGCGCCGACGAGGAGCTGGCCCGCCCCGAGTCGCTCGACCGCCAGGGCGGCACCGACATCACCACCTGGACCGACCGCCTCGTCAACGAGTACACCCGGAACAGCCCGCGGCTGCTGCAGCGCGACCGCGAGGCGCGCCAGCGCCGCCTCGACGACTGGATCCGGACGATGCCCGGCCACATCCTCGAGACGGTCTCCCGCTACGTCGCGCAGGACGGCCTCGCGGTCGTCGTGGCGATGCTGCGCCGCGTCGAGCGGAGCCTCAAGGGCACCGTCGACGCGCTCCAGGTGGACGCCCGCCAGCACGAGGACTGGGTGAACGGCCTCGGCTCCCTCATCGCCGACGAGCTGCGCGCCTCCCCGAACCAGCAGTCGATCCGCCCGGACCAGGAGGCCGTGCAGTTCGCCATCCAGCGGCTCGGCCAGGCGCTCGAGTGGTCGTCGGAGGCGGCGCTCCGCGACTCCGCCTCGGCGCTGCTCGGCGAGCTGCGCGAGACGTTCCTCGTCCTGCTCGCCGAGTTCCTCGACGGCTCCCGCTCCGCGCTCCTCCAGCGGGTCAACGCCCGCAAGACGATCGACGACCGCGAGAACGCCTTCGACTTCTGGCCGAGCCGCGTCGACCGCACCGTCCCGCGCAAGTACACCCCGGCCCCCAACGAGCGGATGCTCGTCGAGCCGGAGCGGTACCCGACCGAGTTCGAGAAGCTGGTCAGCGCGTCGGTCGAGGAGGACGCCAAGTACCAGGACGCCGTCACGACGGTGCTCGCCGACCTGCTCGTGGGTGCCGGCGCCGACGCCGAGGGCTCGACGGGCACCTGGTCGCTGATCGCGAACCCGCGCACCTGGAAGCCGGCCGTCACCGCGGATCCGGCCGTCGCCAACCCCACGCAGCGCGCCGGCTTCGGCCTCGCGACCGACCCGGAGACCTACGTCGCCCGCGCCCGCGCCTGGATGAAGCGCGACGGCACGCCGTTCGCCGCCTACATCGGCGAGGACCTGCTCGGCTTCTTCGACTCCGAGATCCTGCCGCCCGACGTCTTCGCCGCCCGCCGCGACCGCTACCGCGAGCAGCTCCAGGCCGCCCTCGGCGCGAGCGAGCCGCTGGTCAAGCTCAACCCCGCGCTGCTGCGCGAGGTGCACGGCAAGGCGATCAACGAGGACACCTCGCTGGTCTTCAGCTCCATCCCGTTCCGCGCCGGCACCGAGATGTACGAGGTGACCAAGGGCGTGCTCGCCCAGATGGGCGTCTGGGACGACGCGACCAGCGAGTCCTGGTTCCAGGACCAGAAGGTCGACGGCATCGAGGTCTTCGCGATGTCCGGCTTCCCGTACGAGCCCATCGTGATGGACTCCGTGATGGAGCCGATCGCCCGCGGCTGGCTCGCGCAGTCGAACACCCAGGACAGCCGCGAGGCGTTCTGGAAGTTCAAGCGCGCCCGCCTGCTCGGCGAGAGCATCCCCGCGGACCCGACCGTGATCGCGGACATGATCCGCGGCTGGTACGTCGCCAAGGCCCTGAGCCGGCTGGCCGTCGACTCCTCGCAGGGGGAGAAGGGCCCGAAGCTCTCGGTCTGGGACCCGGCCTCGCGCTCCTTCGCCGATTTCCCGCACCCGCTGCTCAGCGAGCGCAACGCCCGCGCCGCCGACTTCCCCGGCGTCGTGCTGCAGTCGCTCGCCATCGCGATGGCGCTCTGCAACGTCGACGGCACCCTCGCACCCCTCGCCGCCTACCGCGTGCTGATGAGCCTCGGGCGCCGCGGCGAGGACACCGAGCTGTCCGAGTGGCTGCAGACCGGCGAGCTGCCGAACGGAGCGCCCGCTCCGGACGCGTCGCGCGCGGGCACCGTCGACGGCGACCTCACCTCGCGCCGCACCGCGGTCCAGGCGTTCCTGAACGCCGAGATCGCGAAGTTCGACAGCGACATCGTGCAGCAGGACGACATGGTCTCGGTCTACGACTACCCGGTGACCTGGGAGATGCGCGAGCAGTTCCGCGAGGCGCTCGTGGGCCTGGTCTCCTCGGTCGGCTCCACCGGTCCGCGCGACTCCGGAGTCTGA
- a CDS encoding HNH endonuclease family protein has translation MLPSASPSAASSPGAADPAALALATLAALPADDGRADVAYDRDLFGESWKDVDRNGCDTRNDILGRDLLDPVFKPGTRDCKVLSGTLVDPYDGAAVSFVSGSDTSRLVQIDHVVALGWAWHHGAWAWTDEQRLLFANDPANLVAASDDTNQAKSDAGPGEWLPPAAELRCGYVEQFVGVLGAYGLAVGAEDREAAEAVLVGC, from the coding sequence GTGCTACCGAGCGCGTCACCCTCCGCCGCGTCGTCGCCGGGCGCCGCTGATCCGGCCGCCCTCGCGCTCGCGACCCTCGCCGCGCTGCCCGCGGACGACGGCCGCGCCGACGTCGCCTACGACCGCGACCTCTTCGGCGAGTCCTGGAAGGACGTCGACCGCAACGGCTGCGACACCCGCAACGACATCCTCGGCCGCGACCTGCTCGACCCGGTCTTCAAGCCGGGCACCCGCGACTGCAAGGTGTTGTCCGGAACGCTGGTCGATCCGTACGACGGCGCCGCGGTGTCGTTCGTCTCCGGGAGCGACACCTCCCGGCTCGTGCAGATCGACCACGTCGTCGCCCTCGGCTGGGCCTGGCATCACGGCGCGTGGGCGTGGACGGACGAGCAGCGCCTGCTGTTCGCGAACGACCCGGCGAACCTCGTCGCCGCCTCGGACGACACGAACCAGGCGAAGAGCGACGCGGGGCCGGGGGAGTGGCTGCCGCCGGCCGCGGAGCTGCGCTGCGGGTACGTGGAGCAGTTCGTGGGGGTGCTGGGGGCGTACGGGCTGGCGGTCGGGGCGGAGGACCGGGAGGCGGCGGAGGCGGTGCTGGTCGGGTGCTGA